The segment TTCCAGGAGATGAGTGATCTGCCCGCGGATTACCGCGTGCCGGTCGGGCGCGAGAAGCCGTGGGGCACGGGCCACGCGGTGTGGTGCGCGCGCGGGGCAGTGCGGGAAAACTTCGCGGTGATCAACGCGGACGACTTCTACGGCGCGCCGTCCTTGGCGGCGCTTGCGCAGTTCCTGCAAGAAACGCCGGCGTCCAGCCCGGCGCCCGCGCGGTTCGCGATGGTGGGATTTCAGCTCGCGAATACGCTGTCGGAGCACGGCGCGGTGTCGCGTGGGGTGTGCACGACGAACGCGGCAGGCGAGTTGACCAGCATCACGGAGCGCACCGGCATCATGGCGGGCGACGTGGGACGCGGCGCGGCGTTTTCCGGCGCGGAGACGGTGTCGATGAATTGCTGGGGATTCACGCCCGCGGTTTTTCGCGGGCTCGACGAGCAGCTGCGCGAATTCCTGGCGGCGCACGGCACGGAGCCGAAAGCGGAATTTTATCTGCCGGCAGCGGTCTCGACGATGACCGCGCGCGGGCAAGCGGTGGTCCGCGTGCGGCCCACCGACAGCGCGTGGTTTGGCGTGACCTATCGGGAGGACAAGCCCCGGGTCATGGCCGCGATTGCGGACCGCGTGCGGCGCGGCGAGTATCCCGCGCCACTTTTCTCCTCATGAAGCTCAGCCGATCCGATGCCGATGTTTTCCTTCCGCGCGCCGATGGCAGTATGGCGGAACAAGCGCTTGCGCGGACGACGCACCTCTGCGTCGTCGCGCATCAGGACGACCTCGAGATCATGGCGCACCATGGCATCGCGGCGTGCTACGGCCGGCGCGACCAGTTTTTCACCGGGGTGGTGGTGACCAACGGCTCCGGTTCGCCGCGCGCCGGCGCGTATGCGAGTTTCACCGACGCGCAGATGATCGACGCGCGGCGGCAGGAGCAGCGGCGCGCCGCGGAGCTGGGCCGCTACAACCTGATGCTGCAGCTGGCGCATCCGAGCGCGGATGTGAAACGGCCCGGCCACGCGGGGGTGCACGAGGACCTCGCGCAGATCTTCGGCGCGTGCACGCCGGAGATCGTCTACCTGCACCAGCCGGCGGACAAACACGACACGCACGTCGCGGTGTTGCTCCGCTGCCTCGAGGCGATCCGCGCGCTTCCCGCCGACCGGCGGCCGCGGCGGGTCGTCGGCTGCGAAGGCTGGCGGGATCTCGATTGGCTGGCGGATGAGGACAAGATCGGGCTCGACGCGAGCGCGCAGCCGGAACTCGCGCTGGAACTGATCAAGGTGTTCGACTCGCAGGTGGCGGGCGGCAAGCGCTACGACCTCGCCGCGCTCGGCCGGCGTCGCGCGAATGCCACGTTCCACACCTCGCACGCGACGGATGCGGCGAGCGCGATCACCTGGGCCATGGATCTGACGCCGCTCGTGGCCGACGCGACGCTATCGGTGCGCGAGTTCACACTGACGCATGTCGAGAAACTCCGCTGCGACATTGCGGCGCGCATCACGCGGCTGGAGTAGCGCGGGCGCACGATCGCAAAATGTGGCCGGAGTCAATGACTCCGGCTACAACGACGCGTGCTCGTATCAGCTCTTTTGTTCGTCGAGCACCTTCAGCACGTCGGCCGCCTGCTGCTCGGTCGAGGCGCTGTAGTCCGCCCACACCACCTTGCCGTCCTTGATCAGGTAAGCCTGACGCGTGGCCAGCTGCGTGGCGGGGATGTGCGGCACGCCGAACGCCTTCAGCACCGTGTCGTCGGTGTCGGCGATCAGCGTGAACGGAAACTGGTATTTCTCCTTGAATGCCTTTTGCGCGGCCACGTCGTCGTGGCTGACGCCAATCACCGCGACGCCCTTTTTGGCGAGCGTTTCGTACGCATCGCGCAGCGAGCAGCCCTGCTTCGTGCAACCGGCTGTGTCGGCCTTCGGGTAGAAATATACCAGCGTGTAGGGCTGCTGCTTGTAGACGTCGGCGAAGGCGAGCGGCGTGCCCGCTTCCGTGGTCCCGCTCACCGCGGGCGCCTCGTCGCCGACCTTGAGCGGTTGGGAGCGGGCGAAAACGGAAAGGAAGGTGGAGAGAAACATGAGCGCGAAGAGGGAGGTGGTGCGGAGATTCATGGCGTCGGCAGTATTTCCCGATGGGCCCGAATCGCAAGTGGCGCGACGGACACATGACGCAGCAAAAGTTCCATCTAAATCGCGCGCCCGCGGTGAATTTGGCCGAGGAACTTTCCGGAAAACCGCGGTCACACCCATCCCGATTTCGCGGCTGCGCAAGCAGCGGCGGAGTCAGCTACAGACCATAACACATGAAACAGAACACCAACTTGAAATCACTCCTCATCGCCATGACGGTCGCGCTCGGTGCGGTCGCCACGGCCCAGGCACAGGACGCCAACGTGGCGGTGCCGAATCCCGCCGACACGATCACGTCGGGCGGGCTGATCGGCTCCCGTTACACCCAGGTCGAATACAACTACATCGACCTGAGCGGCAGCGGTCCGTCGCACGCGAACGGCTTCGGCGTCACCTTCAATCAGCCGGTGAACGCGAATTTCGACGCGAGCCTGAACTACGATTGGGCCCGCGCAAAGTGGGCGGGCGTCCGCGGCACGGACCAGGTCTTCGAAGTCGGCGCCACGGCCTACACCACGCTCGCGTGGGGCCGGCCTTACGCGATGGCCACGGCCGGCTGGGACTGGCAGAAGGTCGGCGGGCTGCGCGACGACTCGTTCATTTATCGCGTGGGCGTCGGCATGGAGTTCCTGGCGGCGCCGCAGTTCTCGGTGACGCCGTTCGTGAACTTCGTTCGCGCGACGGGCTTCAACGCGAACGAATACGAGATCGGCGCGAAGGCGACGTATCGCGTCAATGCGAGCTGGAGCGTCACCGCCCGGGCGCAATACGAGGCCGTCGAGGATGACGACGACTCGGCCGAATACTCGATCGGTCTGAACTATCACTTCTGACCGACCGCCTGAGCGTTCCTCCTGGTGTCCAGCCTGGGAGGTCCGCGACGAGCCACAGCGCCCTGGGCGCTGTGGCTTTTTCTTCGCTCAGTCGGCATGCTCGAGCAGTTGCGCGACGAGCGAGGACGCGAGCTGCGTGGCGATCACCGAAAAGGTGAAAAGATACAGTCCGGCGCCGACCTCCATCTGGGCCACGGCGGCGGATTTCATCGCGACGATCAGGATGGCGACGACGAAAACGTCGAGCATCGACCACTTGCCGAGGCTCGCCACCCAACGATGCAGCCGGCGGACGCGCGTGAGGTTGTGCTCGCGTTCGGCCCAGATGATCGCGAGCAGTCCGAGCTTCACGCACGGGAACACCAGCGTGAACAGCGACAGCACCGCGAACAGGAAGTATTCGCGCTCGTGAAACAGCGTGAGGATGCCGCCGACCACCGAGATCGCGTCGTCGAACACCCAGAATTTGGTGACGCGGAAAAACGGCACGAAGACGCCCGCGCCGAACAGGAGGAAGGCGGCCGCCAACACCCACGGCACGCTGCGGTGGATGGCCGAAGGGGAAATCCGGCTGAAGCTGGAAGTGGACATGGCAAGAGTGCGTGCCGCGGCCCGCGGGCGCGCGCAACGGACATAGCGCAGATGACACGGTTCCGCGCGGCCGGCGGTCGCGGGCGGCGACGCGCTCGAACAGTCGCCGGCTGCGAGGCGGCGGCTGGTATTTTCCCGGAACTTCGCGATTGCCGCCCGACACTAACCGGCGTGCGTTCCAGTTCTCCAGACCCGGCGTGTCGAGGTGGCCGCCGGTTTTCGCGTTTGATCGGTGGCGCCAG is part of the Opitutus terrae PB90-1 genome and harbors:
- a CDS encoding nucleotidyltransferase family protein — translated: MQPTLLVLAAGMGSRYGGLKQIDPVGPAGETVLDYAVFDALRAGFGRVVFVIRREFEPLFRERIGARYTHRVPVDYVFQEMSDLPADYRVPVGREKPWGTGHAVWCARGAVRENFAVINADDFYGAPSLAALAQFLQETPASSPAPARFAMVGFQLANTLSEHGAVSRGVCTTNAAGELTSITERTGIMAGDVGRGAAFSGAETVSMNCWGFTPAVFRGLDEQLREFLAAHGTEPKAEFYLPAAVSTMTARGQAVVRVRPTDSAWFGVTYREDKPRVMAAIADRVRRGEYPAPLFSS
- a CDS encoding PIG-L deacetylase family protein, whose amino-acid sequence is MKLSRSDADVFLPRADGSMAEQALARTTHLCVVAHQDDLEIMAHHGIAACYGRRDQFFTGVVVTNGSGSPRAGAYASFTDAQMIDARRQEQRRAAELGRYNLMLQLAHPSADVKRPGHAGVHEDLAQIFGACTPEIVYLHQPADKHDTHVAVLLRCLEAIRALPADRRPRRVVGCEGWRDLDWLADEDKIGLDASAQPELALELIKVFDSQVAGGKRYDLAALGRRRANATFHTSHATDAASAITWAMDLTPLVADATLSVREFTLTHVEKLRCDIAARITRLE
- a CDS encoding peroxiredoxin; the encoded protein is MNLRTTSLFALMFLSTFLSVFARSQPLKVGDEAPAVSGTTEAGTPLAFADVYKQQPYTLVYFYPKADTAGCTKQGCSLRDAYETLAKKGVAVIGVSHDDVAAQKAFKEKYQFPFTLIADTDDTVLKAFGVPHIPATQLATRQAYLIKDGKVVWADYSASTEQQAADVLKVLDEQKS
- a CDS encoding paraquat-inducible protein A, whose product is MSTSSFSRISPSAIHRSVPWVLAAAFLLFGAGVFVPFFRVTKFWVFDDAISVVGGILTLFHEREYFLFAVLSLFTLVFPCVKLGLLAIIWAEREHNLTRVRRLHRWVASLGKWSMLDVFVVAILIVAMKSAAVAQMEVGAGLYLFTFSVIATQLASSLVAQLLEHAD